In Carassius carassius chromosome 5, fCarCar2.1, whole genome shotgun sequence, one genomic interval encodes:
- the LOC132141616 gene encoding serine/threonine-protein kinase TAO3-like, whose amino-acid sequence MMPSSTQKGGLKDPESASLFFKDDPEEVFCDLHEIGHGSFGAVYFARNSFSNEVVAIKKMSYNGKQTTEKWQDIIKEVKFLEQLRHPNTIEYKGCYLKDNTAWLVMEYCLGSASDLLEVHKKPLQEVEIAAITHGALLGLAYLHSHNMIHRDVKAGNILLTEPGQVKLADFGSASIASPANSFVGTPYWMAPEVILAMDEGQYEGKVDIWSLGITCIELAERKPPLFNMNAMSALYHIAQNDSPTLQSNEWSDAFRSFVDYCLLKLPQDRPSSAELMRHEFVRRERPLRVLIDLIQRTKDAVRELDNLQYRKMKKILYQEKHNGPMGESQEDEEDGDQAGCKMNSLGSNHSIPSTSVSTGSQSSSVNSLQEVQDDSCSELHHDYDSTLESPTSKKDPQFIRDDLLHRDQRSDPRPSSSERAPAQNFKNHERFTTIKSASLVTRQIHEHEQENELREQMSGYKRMRRQHQKQLIALENKLKAEIDEHRLKLQKELETHANNAFIELEKLAKKHTIQTDKEMKTLAADEKKFQQQIMVQQKKELTNFLDNQKKQYKLCKEKIKEEMSEDHSTPKKEKQERISKHKENIQHSQAEEEAQLLGQQRTFYDKNCRAFKRKIMVKKHEFEQEQLREELNKKKTQKEMEHAMLIRQDESTQELEQRQLKTLQKLRMDVIRLQHQTELENQIEYNSRRERELHRKHVLELRQQPKNLKAMELQIKKQFQDTCKVQTKQYKALRHHQLEVTPKSEHRTVLKALKDEQTRKLAILAERYEQSINEMMASQALRLDEAQEAECQALRQQLQQEMELLNAYQSKIKIQTEAQHEREQQKLEQKVSLRRAHLEQKIEEEQASLQKERIDRIKHLMDRHEREIDAFDMESLRLGFSNLGALDYPKDDYR is encoded by the exons ATGATGCCATCGTCCACGCAGAAGGGAGGACTGAAAGACCCAGAGTCGGCCAGTCTCTTCTTCAAAGATGACCCGGAAGAAGTCTTCTGCGACTTGCACGAGATCGGCCACGGGAGCTTCGGAGCAGTGTACTTT GCCCGGAACTCCTTTTCCAACGAGGTGGTGGCCATTAAGAAGATGTCCTACAACGGCAAGCAGACCACCGAG AAATGGCAGGACATCATTAAAGAGGTGAAGTTTTTGGAACAGCTACGACACCCAAACACCATTGAATATAAAGGCTGCTACTTGAAGGACAACACAGCATGG cttgtGATGGAGTATTGTCTCGGCTCTGCTTCAGACTTGTTAGAGG TTCACAAGAAACCCCTCCAAGAGGTTGAAATTGCTGCCATTACCCATGGTGCCTTGCTAGGACTGGCTTACCTACATTCCCATAACATGATCCACAG agacgtGAAGGCTGGTAATATCCTGCTGACAGAACCCGGTCAGGTCAAACTGGCTGATTTTGGCTCTGCTTCCATTGCCTCTCCTGCCAACTCCTTTGTGGGAACCCCATACTG GATGGCTCCAGAAGTGATTTTAGCTATGGATGAGGGTCAATATGAGGGGAAAGTGGACATCTGGTCTCTGGGGATCACTTGCATAGAGCTGG CTGAACGCAAGCCTCCTCTCTTCAACATGAATGCAATGAGTGCCTTATACCACATCGCCCAAAACGACTCTCCCACCTTACAGTCCAATGAGTG GTCGGATGCATTCCGGAGTTTCGTTGACTACTGCCTACTAAAACTTCCTCAGGACAGACCCTCCTCAGCAGAACTCATGCGG CATGAGTTTGTGAGGAGAGAGCGTCCTCTGCGGGTCCTCATCGATCTGATCCAGAGGACGAAGGATGCGGTCAGAGAGCTGGACAACCTGCAGTACCGTAAAATGAAGAAAATCCTGTACCAAGAGAAACACAACGGCCCAATGGGGGAGTCTCAGGAAGACGAGGAG GATGGAGATCAGGCAGGCTGTAAGATGAACAGTTTGGGCAGTAATCACTCCATCCCCAGCACCTCGGTGAGCACAGGGAGTCAGAGCAGCAGCGTCAACAGTCTGCAGGAGGTGCAAGACGACTCCTGCTCCGAGCTGCACCACGACTACGACAGCACCCTCGAGTCTCCCACTTCCAAAAAG GATCCTCAGTTTATCCGTGATGACCTTCTTCATCGGGACCAGCGCTCGGACCCGAGACCGTCCTCGTCAGAAAGAGCTCCGGCTCAAAACTTTAAAAACCATGAGCGCTTCACCACCATCAAGTCGGCTTCACTG GTCACGCGTCAGATCCATGAACACGAGCAGGAAAATGAGCTCCGAGAGCAGATGTCGGGGTACAAACGCATGCGACGGCAGCACCAGAAGCAGCTGATTGCTCTGGAGAACAAGCTGAAGGCAGAGATCGACGAGCACCGACTGAAGCTCCAAAAAGAACTGGAAACACACGCCAACAATGCCTTCATTGAGCTGGAGAAACTTGCCAAGAAGCACACCATCCAGACGGACAAAGAA ATGAAAACACTGGCAGCTGATGAGAAGAAGTTCCAGCAGCAAATCATGGTCCAGCAGAAGAAAGAGCTCACCAACTTCCTGGATAACCAGAAGAAACAGTATAAGCTGTGCAAGGAGAAGATCAAAGAG GAAATGAGTGAAGACCACAGCACGCCTAAGAAAGAGAAGCAGGAGAGGATTTCCAAGCATAAGGAGAACATACAGCATTCCCAGGCAGAAGAGGAGGCTCAGCTTCTGGGTCAACAGAGGACTTTCTATGACAAGAACTGCAGGGCCTTCAAACGCAAGATCATGGTCAAGAAGCACGAGTTTGAGCAGGAACAGCTACGAGAG GAGTTGAATAAGAAGAAGACCCAGAAGGAAATGGAGCACGCTATGTTGATCAGACAAGACGAGTCGACTCAAGAACTTGAGCAGAGGCAGCTGAAAACCCTACAGAAACTTCGCATGGATGTGATCCGACTGCAGCACCAAACAGAGTTGGAGAACCAGATCGAATACAACAgccggagagagagagaactgcacAGGAAACATGTGCTCGAACTACGGCAGCAGCCCAAGAACCTCAAG GCGATGGAGCTCCAGATAAAGAAACAGTTCCAGGACACATGTAAAGTCCAGACGAAACAGTACAAGGCCCTGCGGCACCATCAGCTTGAGGTGACCCCCAAAAGCGAGCACAGGACTGTGCTAAAAGCCCTGAAGGACGAGCAAACACGCAAACTGGCCATCCTTGCTGAGCGGTACGAGCAGAGCATCAACGAGATGATGGCATCGCAGGCA cTCCGTCTGGATGAAGCTCAGGAGGCCGAGTGCCAGGCTCTGAGGCAGCAGCTGCAGCAGGAGATGGAGTTACTCAATGCGTACCAGAGCAAGATCAAGATTCAGACCGAGGCTCAGCACGAGCGCGAGCAGCAGAAACTGGAGCAGAAAGTCTCACTGCGCCGAGCACACCTTGAACAGAAG ATCGAGGAGGAGCAGGCTTCTCTTCAGAAAGAGCGCATCGACCGAATCAAGCACCTGATGGACCGTCACGAGAGAGAAATCGACGCCTTCGATATGGAGAGCCTTCGTTTGGGTTTCAGTAATTTGGGTGCTTTGGACTACCCTAAAGATGACTACAGATGA